The window catggagcctgcttctccctctccctctccctctccctctccctctccctctccctctccctctccctctccctctccctctccctccccctctccctccccctccccctctccctctccctctgtctctgtctctgcctctctctctctctctctctctctctcatgaataaataaatatttttaaaaaaacaaaaacccgaGAGTGTGGTCCTAGACCAAAAAGGGACCTGAGAGCTAGAGTAGCAGCACTGGTACAAAAAGGAAGGGGCAATGGAGAACTTGACCCAAATGTTCTTGCTTTTCCCAAGTCAACAACAAATTTGGGCTTCGCTGTAAGAACTGCAAAACTAACATCCACGAGCACTGTCAGTCCTATGTGGAGATGCAGAGATGCTTCGGCAAGATCGTGAGTAGGCTCTGGGGAgcgagaaggaagggaggggacgTGTTGCCAGCTCCCCCCTtgcagtccccccccccccccccccccccccccggtccctCCCAAGTCATCACATCCATttccctgctttttctttctcagccCATCTCTTACCCCAAGAAGGGGTTTACTCATGGGAGAGATGGGGTTCTGGGCCATAGCTTGCTGTCTCTAATGCTTTCTCCCATCCCACCCTACAGCCCCCTGGTTTCCACCGGGCCTATAGCTCCCCACTCTACAGCAACCAGCAGTACGCTTGTGTCAAAGATCTCTGTAAGTGCTCCATGTGGGACCCGAGGGAAAGGGCAAGCCTAGAGATGGTTCCAGCACCACCTCTAGATCTGGAAGCCAAATTCTGAAACAGAAAGATTCTATTTCCCATGGTTCTTGCTCAACCTACCATCTTGAATACAGAGtcaatattcctattttatagctGAGGGAAGATAAGATTAAGCGAGGGCTCCACACCACTAGCAGAAGACAAAGCCAAGACTGAAACCTTCATCTGCCTAGCTTCAAACTCTGGGCTCTTCATATGTAAAACTATTTCTAAGCAAGAACAAGAATTCTTGACTGTCCTAATCCTTGTGACAGAGTAATACCAGTCTCAGGGCTAGACCAAGAGCTGTGGGCATCCTGGGCAGATTCATAATTTGGCGACCCTTACAAACATATTCGTTGACAATTTTACTCAACATTTATTTGGAGGAGAGGCTGATCTTTATGAGGAGCATGGGTGGAAAAAAGAAGAACCCACTGGTGGCAGCACTCCAGCTTGCACATGCCACTCAGCAGAACAAAAGCCAGCAGTTAAAGGACCATTCTCCTTAAAAGGAGAATAGTGATTGTGAGCATTCCCCAACTCCCAAGCAACTTATTAGCAAAGTTGTCTTTCCAACATCATATAATGCTCTGCCTGGAAGGAGTGCTGGTAAGTATTTTTCTCCATCACATTACATTCCCAGTGATGTTTTTATAGCTCTTTATAGATTGATGACCTAGATATGCCCACCTGACCCCACCCtaatcctacacacacacacacacacacacacactcacacacatgtatCCATCTACTTAATCCCACCTCTCCCTTACTTAGAAGGTCTCTTTCCTTCAAGTCTTTCCCTGCTTCCCCAGTAATGGcttctttcttctcccattcCCACTAGCTGCTGCCAATCACAATGATCCTGTGTTTGAAACCTTGCGCACTGGGGTGATCATGGCAAACAAGGAACGGAAGAAGGGACAGGCAGATAAGAAAAATGTGAGCACCATACCTTCCTCTTGAGGTCCCTCCAAGAGATTCCACAGAGCAGGTCCTGTCTCCTCTCTGGAAAGCTGACAGAAGCTAGGGATTCTCTTCCCCTAAAATTGCACATAACCCAACTAATTTTTGCATGCAATTTTAGAGAGCCTTGGGTTGAGAATTCCTGCCATAGCATGTGTTTTCTCTAGAAACTCCCTTCTGGAATTGTCAGATTAAGCACCATAACCTACTGAAGGTTAGGTCCCCAGGCTCCTGGCATTGCTAGACAACAGAGGCAAGAGCCATGCTTTTGGATTTGGGGAAGCAAACCTATCATGCCAAGCAATCAATTCTAGAGCCATGAAGGGTCCATGAATATCATCTGAACTTACTCACTTAtcctatagatgaggaaactgaagcattaAGCTAGCAGCCAAAAGCAACTTCATTTCCTTTCGTAATAGGGTTACTAGATTGGTGATGCCATAGACTTGCATTCAGTTTGGCAAAGAATTTGTTAGCATATCCTTATATCTTTCTGGAAAACCAGGATGGACTGATGTGGATAACAGTTAGTTGGAGTCCTAAAATTGGATGAATGACTATGCCCAAAGAATCCAGGTCCTTTAGAGAGTGCCTAGCTAAAGGGAGATTTCTGATACCTTATAACATGAGTTGGTCCTCAGTCCTCATCTACAGAGATTTTTCTCATTGATgcaaatgaatgtataaatagtATTATCCCTTAAGTCTGTGGGAAACCTAGGAGGGGAAACTTATACACTGAAtagtatattcaaatattttgagacTAGAAGAAAAGCTCAAAACCAATAATTTGAAGTTTTGTAAGGAAAATGAACATGTCTGCTCTTGGATCAAAGAAATCAACTGTACAAAAACTGTAGGAATTGGCTTCTGAGTAGCTGATATGGAAGTTGGGTACAAATTAGCGATTTCTGTAGAATGAACTAAGACTTACAAGGCCCTAGCAATGTGATTTGACTTCTTTCAGAAAGGCAAGCACACTCAGGTTCTATTCTCTTAAGGGAATTAAAAAAACCATGCTGCCCATTTTTCTCTTACACACTGGAGTATTTTTAAGAGCAGACATAGTAaaaatcctggaatcctggaatgGAGGAGGGGATGATTTAAAGGGACTATGTTCTCTGTTGCTCCAGAGGCCAAATCAGGACTGATGACTAAACATTACAGGGAGACTGAATAGGTTAAATTTAGGGAATTGCCCTCAAATTGCATGAGCTTACTTTGTAAGGTAGTGAGCTCCTGTCATTAGCTGCATTCAAGCACAATGTGGATGGTCCACCTGCCAGGATGTTTTACAGGAAGCTCAGGCATTAAGCTGGTGGTTGAACTGGGTATTTCCTCCAAGGCTCCTTCCAATCCTGAGATCCTATTATTCTATAGTTGGCTGGCCTGGCTGGAGAGCCAGGGCAAGCATGGGTTCCCAGGAGAGCATCTTCCTAACTCTTGTACCCCCTCCAGCCTCTAGCAGCCATGATGGAAGAGGAGCCAGAGCCTGCCAGACCAGAGGAAGGCAAACCCCAGGATGGTGAGTGTCACCCACCTCCATCCCTAGAAATGGAGTAGGATCAGGGGCTCTGCTCTGGTACAGGGAATGGAGGGCCAAAGGGTATGCCAGGTTTGGAGATAAAAGTGGCTCTGCAACAGAAGAGTAAAAGAATGAGGACTACCTTCCAGAAGCTAGAGAGTTTGTTGGTGTTTCCCACCCCAGGAAACCCTGAAGGGGATAAGAAGGCTGAAAAGAAGACACCTGATGACAAAGTGAGACTCGtctctccctgcatggaccccAATCCTCTCCCCAACCCAGGTCGATACCACCTGGGCCTCAGCAAAAGTTCACACTTACTCCATGGGTTCCCATCACCCTTAACCTGCCTtttccaccacacacacacaccccatactCATGTACACAACAGATTCCTCTTAGTTCAGGGACCTGGAAGAGAGTTGTAATGTAGTGTGCCTGGAGAATGTCCTTGCCTTGGACTCCTGACCCTCAATGTGGGACAGAGGAGCCCAGAGACTCATCACCTCCTTTCACCCCCAGCACAAGCAGCCTGGCTTCCAGCAGTCTCACTACTTTGTGGCTCTCTATCGATTCAAAGCCCTGGAGAAGGACGACCTGGATTTCCCGTGAGAGGCCTTAGGACTGGGATGGGTGTATACtgggagtggagagggagagcCTGGCTCCCtatgggaaaggaaaaggggaCACTCAGGGCTTGGAGCCTGTTGGGGCTGGACCTGGGCCAGATAGGTAAGTAAGCCCCCTAAATCTCAgaggcctctccctgcctctcccaggcctgGAGAGAAGATCACAGTCATTGATGATTCCAATGAGGAGTGGTGGCGGGTAAGAGAACTGGCTGAGGCTAGGGTGGGACATTGGTTGACTTTAGAATCTGAGACCAAGAGACTGATTCTCCCTGCCATCTCCTCTAGGGGAAAATAGGGGAGAAGGTTGGattttttcctccaaacttcATCATTCGGGTCCGGGCTGGAGAGCGTGTGCACCGAGTGACCAGATCCTTCGTGGGAAACCGTGAAATAGGGCAGATCACTCTCAAGAAGGAccaggtaggggcacctggggggcgcAGTGGGTTCAgcaaccaactcctggtttcccCTCAGGGTGggaagattgagccctgcatggacTGGGCACTTAGGGTGGAGTCacctgagattctccctctccccctgctcctcctgctgtgctctctctttaaaataaagataggggcacctgggtggctctgtcagttaagcatctgactttggctggcatcatgatctcagggtctggggacaGAGCCCCAATGGGCtctccgctcagtggggagtcagctctgtccctccccctgcttgtgctcgtgctctctctcaaataaatagaaagaaagaaagaaagaaagaaagaaagaaagaaagaaagaaagaaagaaagaaagaaagaaagaaagaaagaaaagaaagaaaaaaggaaggaagagagggagggagggaggaagggagggacggACCAGGTAGCCCTGGTGCCCCAGTccaatcccaggccccagggttcCTCGGCAAACCACACTCCTTACAGATCTTAACCCCTTCATGGGGCTAGGATAGGCCTCCATAAATCCAGGCACCACTGCTCTCCCGCTTCTACCTTTTCCCTTGATTCCTCTCCCTAAACCTTTAATCCTTCATTCAGATCGTGGTCCAGAAAGGAGATGAAGCCGGCGGCTACGTCAAGGTCTACACCGGCCGCAAGGTGGGGCTGTTCCCCGCCGACTTCCTGGAGGAGATTTAGGCGCGCGGGCGCTACGGCCGGGAGATACCCAGGCCCCACTCTGGGCGGGCCCAGGGGAGGTTGGGGAGGAAGGGGCGACAGCAGCCGTGCttggggcgggaggggcgggagggccCGGAGAGCGTGACGGGGCTCCCGGGAAGggactgcccccctcccccggcctcgGGCGGGGATGCCGGGGACGCGGAACAGCCTCGCCTGCGACCTCCCGGCCCAGCCCGTGAGAGCTGGAAAAGGAAGACCGCGTCGCTACCCGGAGGCGCCCGGGGCTGTGGGAGGCGAACTGTCGAATATTGCGAATGtattaaagttttgaaaaaagttagcaaaatttattctttaactgGGGGCCGAGGAGAGGGCCTACGAGGCGGCGGCGGGACCCCCCAGCTGTGTCCCCTCACCACCGTCGGGTACACTGCCTTCCCCGGGGCTGAGGCCGATGGCAGGTGGGGGTACAGGTGCCGTCCGCGAAGGGGGCCCCGCCCGGAGTCCCCAGCCCGCGCCCCGGCGGCCGCGGCACCTGGCGGCGGGGAGCGCCCTTCCGTCTCGGAGGCGGCTCAGTGCCGAGCTGCGCCGCCAGGGGGCGATGCACGATCTCGGTTGGAGAGCGGAGgcccgggcgggggagggggcgcgggaggAGCGAACCTGAGACTCCGCGCCGAAGACcctgggccggggagggggcggggtgcGTGCCGTCTCCATGGCAACACTTCCTCGAGTCCTCCGGGAGCCGAGCGAGCGAGGCCGGGGGGCCTCACCCCTcccgcgcggcccccgccccagcccttcGCGACAGGTACCGGGTGCGAGGGCGCCGGGTGGCCAGCAGAGCGGCTCACGCGGAGACCCCCCCGCGGCGCGCCGTATGCAAATGTTATTGTTTGCATATGCAAATATGCAAATGCGCCGGCCCCGGTCAGGGTGGCAGGTGGCGAGGAGCGGGAAGGTGTAGGGAAGGGAGCTGAAGGCTACGAGGAGTTTGGGGACCTGGGAGCTGAGCAGCGGGAGGCGGCCTGGGGTGGTCCCTGGGGTCGGGCCGGCAGGGTCTGGAGCCCGATGGCGGATGGGGGAGGGCCGGCCCGCCAGTCAGGAGATGCTCCTCTGCCCGCTGTCTGCCAGGCCTGGGGTTGGCACCGCCTGGCAAGGTTGGCAGCGGGAGCCCGGGCACCATCTGCTGCCGGCGGGGGGACGGCAGAGGCTCAGCTgggctggggaagaggagggCCCGGACGGCCGCGCTCCCCTTCCTGGCCGAAGGCTGAGgcgcggtgggggtggggaagcgcGGGGAACTCCCGCTCCCGCGCCCTTGACTGGCCCGGGCGCCTGGGGGCGGCAGCCCCGTAATCGCGCTTGGGCCGGCAGAGGAGCAGGTCACGGCAGCCCCCGACCGCCACACACGCCGGTCGCCCCCTTCCCGCCCGGGCCACGCCTGCCCAGGGAGGCCCAGCGCGGGGTGGTCGCAGGTCCCGGGCCGGCGACGCCAGGACTCGGGCCGCGCGTGTCTCCATCAAGAGATCTGGGGGACTCAAAACCAGAGCCGCGGGATCCTCGGAGGGCCCCCCCACAACGCAGAAGCAAAACCAATTTACTGGCTCATTGGGCGGCGATGCTGGTGTGGGGGTGCcgagaagcagagggagctgctGTGCTCCCCCTACACTCGGGGGGGCACCGCCCCCCCCGCCTCGCGGAGCCGGCAGCTGTCCCTAATTAGAGCGGCTGTTTAATTGGATTTATCAGCAGTTAATAGGAAATTAAGCAAAGGGCCCGAGAGAGGGAGGGCGGGAGGAGCGGGCAGGCCGGCTGTGCGGCCCGAAGGCCAGCGCTTGGGTGCCAGGGCTGGGGACGGCCAGTATCGCTCTTGGCCGCCCTCCCCCCAGCACTGGCCCCCCGCGAGCCCAGGCCGCCGCCCAGAGCAGGGCTCCTGCGGGGGAGGCGGCGGCAACAGCGCCCTGGGTGAACCCCACCGCCCCTCACTCCCGCAAGGCAAGCCAAGGCAAGCCGCGCCGAGGTGATGGATGATGTTGCCACACACAGCAAAGGTCATAAGTCTGGGCCAAGGAACGGACTGAATTGAAAACAGACCGGAGGAGGGGCCAGGTTCCCCCGGGGCCAGGACACAACCTGCCCCTACCCCTCTGCGGCAGCTCCACTCTGACCTACAGGGGGAGGACTGGGCCGCCTCGCCGGCTTCGGTTACCCGAGTTAGTGACCGAGGCTCGAGGCCCGGCTCTTCCACACCCCTCACAGCCACGTGGGAAACCCTGGcagtccctgcccccccccccccagccaccagTGATCCCCTGTGGCTCTCCCACCCCAGGTGCTGGGCTCCAATGGCCCAAGGTCTGCACCACCCACCCTGGGGGCCAAGGCAGGAAGCTAGCACCCTGCCACCAGACCAGGCAGGCCTGCTCCAGGCTGGGGGCACTGGCAGCAGCTCCGGTGTGTGTGCAGATTGGTGGGGTCCCTCTGTATCCCTAGAGACTGGGGGTGCCTGTGCCCTGAGGTGTGAGGTGCCTATATCAGAGCAGGACGTGTTAGTGTAAGTTGCTCTGAGCGTCCGGGCCCTTAAGGACTGATTAGTTGGTCTTGTCCCCATCCTACCCCCGCCCCGCGAATCTCCCTCATTTTTGTCTAGCTTAGGCCCGGGTGTCTAGGGGATATGTGCTTTGacgtgtctgtctgtctgtgccATCTTCATGGCTGGGTGTGCCCCGAGTGTGGGCATCTCCGCGTGTCTCTGCAGGACTGTGTATGTGTGAGAATCACGAAGAGCCGCCGGTGAGTGTGTTGCTCTGGCATCGCTGCCTGCAGGTGTGTGTGTCTCCGTGACAGTGCGGGGGCGTGTGCCTGGGTGTGAGCCGCGCGACAGCGTGTATTCAGATGACAGTGTGACGCACGCgcggtggtgtgtgtgtgtgtgtgtgtgtgcgcgcgcgcgcgcgcctGGGTGAGTctcccgcaccccccccccccatttctattcctctctcctctccgGGCGGGCTTGGCTCCGCCGTCCGCATCATCTCCATCCATTATTGAAGAAACAGCCGCGTCCGCTCCAATCACATcaacaccccccgcccccctccgttCCGCTCGCCTCGCAGCCCCTCTGggtcccggggaggggggcggggcgcggcgggggcgccgggCAGAGAAGGCCCCTGACCCCGCGCCCCGAGCCGGCCGGGCACCGGGACGCCGGGGTCCCCGGCGGAGAGCGCTTTGCATAAACAGATGGCGCGGGCGTCTTTGTCTCGCTCGCCGGCGCGGCTCCCGGCTCCGCGGCTGTCTGGCTGATGCAATCGCGATCATCTCCCCGAGCCTCGGGACCCCGCGCCCTTAATAGCTGCAGAGGGGGTCTGGGGCTCCGGGGCTCCCGAGCGGATGCCGGGCGCGCCCTCCACGCCCCGCAGCTGCGGAGGGAGGACGGAGTCCGCGCCGAGGCGACGGGCACGCGGAGGTGACCGCGAAGTGGACCCCGGGCAGTGCCCGGAGCTGTCCCCAGGCCGGCTGCCCTCACTACTGCAGCCCCCCAGGGGCAGCGAGCCGGAGACCAGGGCTTGAAccgagggggtgggggtggatagagatgaagacagagaccGGCGTCCGCAAGGAGAGACGCGGAGGGCAGAGAGATGTAGAGGGAAAGACAGCCGCGGAGAGACGCAGAAACAGATGCGCAGGGACAAAGCCTGCccgagctgcagagggagagacagacacagcCAGGTGGTAAGGAACAGACACGGAAGCAGACAGATAGAGcctggagaagaaagaagggcAGCCAGAGCCGGGGCAGGCAGGGGCCCAGGGCCGAGGGCAGCGCGCAGTCTTAGGTGGGACCCGGCCCGGGGCATCTGGGGCCCACCAGCCCCTTGAGAGGGACCAGCCGGAGCCCGGCGAGGTGGAAGACCCCGCGGGCCCACCTCAGGCCCAAAGAGGGGACCCAGTGCCCTGGCAGGAGCGGCAGGAACGTCCAGGTGGGACCTGGCCAGGTGGGGCCTGGCCGGCGCTCCAGGCACCGGCTTCCCGCCCCAAGCAGCGGGGCGCAGCGCCCGCACGGCCCGACAGGGGGCACCCGGGGCATCGCCCCGCAGAGCTTGTGAGCAGCTCGACCTCCAGGGGGCGctcgcggccccggccccggccccagcccgctcgccccgccccgccccgccccgctgcTGCCCCTCGCGGCGCGGCCGGCGCGCGGTCCGTGTCCTGGTGAAGTCCGCGAGCAGCCGCTGGTCCCCGCGGGAGCCCCGCACGGCCTGGGCCACGCCCGATCTTCAGCTAACAGCTCCTGCATCCCTCGCGCGCCTTGGTCCGCGCGGCCTTTCTGATGGGAAAGTGCGGCGGGGGGGATGGGACATGGGATCCGGATTTCCGAGTTCCGCGCCCCAGCTCAGGCCGAGATCGCGACCCagagatggggcgggggggggggggggcttagaCGAGGGGTCAGAAACGGGTGCGGGGTCAAAGAGCCCTGGAGAGGCCAGAGGAAATAAGGCGTTTGCGAAGTGGGGCGCCGAGGCCAAGCAGAACAGCCGGCGGCTCCAGGGAAGGAGCGGGGCGGAGGGTCCGGAACGCACCTGTACACCGAAGTCACAAGAAATGGTCCAAGAGCCCGGGCGAGGGCCGCGGAGGCACGGGGCCAGACGCCCCTGTCTGCGGCCTGGCGGCCCAGCTGGGGCATACCGAGCCAGATGTGCAGCCCAGATGTGCAACCCCGGGAGCTCGAGCTCCGGGACTGATTCTTAGTCCCGGAGActggaggcctggggggctcGAGTGACAGGACAGGCCACTGGGCCGTCCCCAGGAGGTGCCGGGCTCTGCCCCGCTCCAGGCCTGACATCCCGTCAGTccccctgagccccccgcccccatgccgCAGCGAGTCTCTGTCTCTTTGTTCTCCCATGTCTCTGACACTTTATCTCATTATCCGCCGGAGGGAGGCGGAGAGCCTGGGACCCCGCAGCCTAATTACAGCCGCGCTTGTCAGCGCAGGGGGCGGAGGAGGGACCAGCGCGGGGATGGGGGGGTGCCCAGGAAGGGCAGCCACTCACCCCGTCCGCCCGTGGCGCCGCAGGGCTCTGGacggagggagggctgggggggtaGCCTGGCAGTGGGGAGAGGTGGTTAGGGCCAGGCTGCCGGGTCCCTAGCACCCCGGTTCCCCAGAGACGATGGCAAGCTTTCCCACCCCAACAATAGCAGACACCTAGGCTGCTGCAGAAAGGGAGGCAACTGCTCTGCGCTTCTCTCTCCGGGTGTCttgttctctttcctcctccatctTTCCTGTTTCCTCCACTCCTGCCCTTACCCCATTCTCCTCCTCTCTGGCGCAGCCAGAAACAGCGAGCCGTCTTGGGGGGCTCTGACTTCACCCTACAGGAGGTAGGCAGAGCAAGCAAGTCTATCAAAACCCCAAACTTGGGCAGCGGACTTACTCCAAGCTCAGCCAGGTGTTAAATACCCCGGCTCCCCCGGCCTCCGCTGGCTGTTGGAGCCAACCGCACCCCGACTCCGAGACCCTCCCACGACTGGCAGGGCTGGGGATGCTGGAGGGCTGTGGGTctgtccttcctctcctcctccctctacaCTGTGTGCGGGGGCCCAGTGGGGCCTTTGGGACCTGTCTGCTCCCTCGGGATCTGCTAGCCCTAGGGGTGTCCAGGAAGTGCTTTGGGCCCCTCCTGGCCCTCCCAACACTCTGCCCCCGCACTGGGCTTGCAAGTTGACAGCCCGGCCCACAGCGGGTCCTCCCCCTACCTTGGATCCTCCGTCAGCCTCCCAGGCCAGGacccagccccaggcaggaggGTGTCCGTGGGCCATGGCGCAGCCACCTGGAggagtggaggggcagaaagCCCTCTGCCTCCTGACATTTGTCCCCCTTCGGGCGGGGACTGCGGGAGGAAGAGatgaggggggtggggtgagccTGCCCGAGCGGGTCGCTGGGCTGGGCCGGGCTGACCCCTCCCCAGCCAGGGGCGGGACCCCAGGAGGAGCGAGGGAGCAGAGCCCTGGGGAGCCTCAGACCCTGGAGAGGCGACATGGCGGGAACAGGCCCCGGGGCCCGCTTCTACAGGCAGATCAAGAGACACCCCGCGGTGAGTTCGGTCCCCAGAGCTCGGTCCCCAGAGCCACTGTCGCTAACTCCCAACTCTCGCTTCCCTGGTGGCCCGCAGATCTCCCAGGACCTGCCTCTTGCCCAGTTCCCCCAAGGGCCCTCAGctctccaggtgcccccaacctaTCCCTGCAATGGGCCCCGACCCTCGACCCCCCCCCCACAGGCTCGCGGCGGGTGAGGGACACGGAGGCTGCAGTGTAGCTGGAGGTCCCAGGTCCCCACCCCAGGTGAGGGTGAGAGGGAGCCCAGGCCCGGGTGGGGGCCGAGCGGGCCGTCGGGGCCCTCGGGGAGGGCGCTGACCCCGGCCCCGTCTTCTCCGCAGCTCATCCCGATGATCGGCTTCATTGGCTTGGGGATGGGCAGCGCCGCGCTGTACCTGCTGAGACTCGCCCTGCGCAGCCCCGACGTCTGGTAAAGGCGGGTCGGCCGCAGGCAGGGGGAGGGTAGGAAAGCCAGGGAGGGGTCTCAGCGGGGACCCCCAGGCAGCCCCCCGCGTCTGCACCGCCGGGCACCTCCACCTGGGGCCCGCTCTCCCCCACCGTCCCACCGCTCGCTCCTGGGCCCAGACTCCACCCGCTTTGGGCCGCGGAACCCGCACCGCTCCCGGCCCGGTTGCCATGACGACGCACCGCCGGCGGGCGGCTTCGGgtacccccctcccgccccggccgGGGAGCTGCTAGGGGCGCCGCGGTGGGGGCTGCAGCGGCGGAGACTCCGCAAGGGCGGGGTAGGGAGAGGGGGCTGGGGGACGGCGGGAAGCCTGGGCGACGTTGGGGTCGGTGCATCACTAAAACCCCAGCCCCTGGGGTCTCCGCCTGACTTCTGCTGCCCTGCTCTGGGGGTGACCCTGAGGGGGCAGGAGCGGGGGAGGCCCTGGGCTGGGTTGTCAGTCCCACCGGCCCCACGCTGACAGCCTTCCTGTTCCACTGGTCACCACCCGCTACCTTGCCCCCACCCCAGTGGGTCTCTGAGAAATGGGCCTCCCAGGATAGGGCAGGGGTGCTGCTGCGGGGCAGGAGACCCTATGTGTCGCTTCGGGCTCGGGGGTCCTAGCTTCCAGGGAGCAACCCCTCaccatccccctccctctctgtagCTGGGACAGAAAGAACAACCCAGAGCCATGGAACCGCCTGAGCCCCAATGACCAATACAAGGTACCTCCTCCATCTGTTCATCTGGGTCCcagaaccccacccccaccccaggccatgAGGGGAGGCCTGAGGCACTAggtgccccttcccctcctgtaGTTTCTTGCAGTTTCCACGGACTATAAGAAGCTGAAGAAGGACCGGCCCGACTTCTGAGCTGCCCGGGGCGCAAGTGAGAAGTGAAGCACCGACTCATTTCTTCCActcgctgccccctgcccccagggcgcCACTCTCGCCACCCCGGCCAGCTGCTGCTTACACAGGCTTGGTTCCCACAGAAGGGGAgacagctccccacccccttcccttgcTCCCAGCAGCGGAAGCGCCTCTGACCCTCAGCTCTAGTCCCACGCCGGGGGGAGGAGTTAGAGGGCAGGCAGTGTGTAGACGGAAAGGCCCTCTGCCCCCCTACCCAGGCCGGCAGGGTGTGGCCCAGGCTACGTGTTGAGCGTGGTCAACGTGAGCCAGGAGCAAGCGGAGGCCTCCCAGTGCCAAGTGACGTGGCGGGCTCCACGTTAGCCGGGCTCCGGCGCCAGTGCAGGGGCGGCGCTGCTCTGGCTCGACTGGGCTCGCTGCCTGCGCCTGGCCTGCCCTGGATGCGACACCTTCGCCCGCGGAGCT of the Vulpes lagopus strain Blue_001 chromosome 5, ASM1834538v1, whole genome shotgun sequence genome contains:
- the NDUFA4L2 gene encoding NADH dehydrogenase [ubiquinone] 1 alpha subcomplex subunit 4-like 2 translates to MAGTGPGARFYRQIKRHPALIPMIGFIGLGMGSAALYLLRLALRSPDVCWDRKNNPEPWNRLSPNDQYKFLAVSTDYKKLKKDRPDF
- the STAC3 gene encoding SH3 and cysteine-rich domain-containing protein 3 isoform X2, whose amino-acid sequence is MANKERKKGQADKKNPLAAMMEEEPEPARPEEGKPQDGNPEGDKKAEKKTPDDKHKQPGFQQSHYFVALYRFKALEKDDLDFPPGEKITVIDDSNEEWWRGKIGEKVGFFPPNFIIRVRAGERVHRVTRSFVGNREIGQITLKKDQIVVQKGDEAGGYVKVYTGRKVGLFPADFLEEI
- the STAC3 gene encoding SH3 and cysteine-rich domain-containing protein 3 isoform X1, which codes for MTEKEVLEVPKPSFPAETRQSGLQRLKQLFRKESPGTKEMELPPEPQANGEAVGAGGGPIYYIYEEEEEEEEEEEPPPEPPKLVNDKPHKFKDHFFKKPKFCDVCARMIVLNNKFGLRCKNCKTNIHEHCQSYVEMQRCFGKIPPGFHRAYSSPLYSNQQYACVKDLSAANHNDPVFETLRTGVIMANKERKKGQADKKNPLAAMMEEEPEPARPEEGKPQDGNPEGDKKAEKKTPDDKHKQPGFQQSHYFVALYRFKALEKDDLDFPPGEKITVIDDSNEEWWRGKIGEKVGFFPPNFIIRVRAGERVHRVTRSFVGNREIGQITLKKDQIVVQKGDEAGGYVKVYTGRKVGLFPADFLEEI